A genomic stretch from Microtus pennsylvanicus isolate mMicPen1 chromosome 9, mMicPen1.hap1, whole genome shotgun sequence includes:
- the Gpr21 gene encoding putative G-protein coupled receptor 21 — MKWEPVPEHEMNSTLDGDQSSHPFCLLALGYSETVSFCLLEALIVVFLTTLIISGNIIVIFVFHCAPLLNHHTTSYFIQTMTYADLLVGVSCLVPSLSLLHYPLPMEEAMTCQVFGFIISVLKSVSMTSLACISIDRYIAITKPLTYNTLVTPGKLRLCIFLIWLYSILVFLPAFFHWGKPGYHGDVFQWCAVSWHTNLYFTLFIVVMLYAPAALIVCFTYFNIFRICQQHTKEISERQARFSSRNEETGEAQICPDKRYAMVLFRITSVFYVLWLPYILYFLLESSTGCSSHLASFLTTWLAISNSFCNCIIYSLSNSVFQRGLKGLSGTVCTSCTSHTTAKDPYTVRWKGPLNGCHI; from the coding sequence ATGAAATGGGAACCAGTTCCCGAGCACGAGATGAACTCCACCTTGGATGGTGACCAGAGCAGCCATCCTTTCTGTCTCCTGGCACTGGGCTACTCAGAAACTGTCAGTTTTTGTCTTTTGGAAGCCCTGATTGTTGTCTTTCTAACCACATTGATTATTTCTGGCAACATCATTGTGATTTTTGTGTTTCACTGTGCACCTCTGTTGAACCATCACACTACAAGTTATTTCATCCAGACAATGACATATGCTGACCTCTTGGTTGGGGTAAGCTGCTTGGTCCCTTCCTTGTCATTACTCCACTACCCCCTTCCTATGGAGGAGGCCATGACTTGCCAAGTATTTGGCTTTATAATATCAGTTCTGAAGAGCGTTTCCATGACTTCTCTGGCCTGTATCAGCATTGATAGATATATTGCCATCACTAAGCCTTTAACCTATAATACGCTGGTTACTCCTGGGAAACTACGCCTGTGTATTTTTCTGATTTGGCTGTATTCCATCttggtcttcctgcctgccttcttccactGGGGCAAACCTGGATATCATGGAGATGTATTTCAGTGGTGTGCAGTGTCCTGGCACACCAACCTCTACTTCACATTGTTCATCGTGGTAATGCTGTATGCTCCAGCTGCCCTCATTGTCTGCTTCACATATTTCAACATCTTTCGCATCTGCCAACAGCACACAAAAGAAATCAGTGAAAGGCAAGCCCGATTCAGCAGCCGGAATGAGGAGACTGGGGAAGCCCAAATTTGTCCTGATAAGCGCTATGCCATGGTCCTCTTCAGAATTACAAGTGTATTTTATGTCCTCTGGTTGCCATACATCCTGTACTTTCTGCTGGAGAGCTCCACTGGCTGCAGCAGCCACCTTGCATCCTTCCTCACTACCTGGCTTGCTATTAGCAATAGTTTCTGCAATTGTATCATTTACAGTCTCTCCAACAGTGTTTTCCAAAGAGGATTAAAGGGTCTCTCAGGGACTGTGTGTACTTCTTGTACCAGTCACACTACAGCCAAGGACCCTTATACAGTTAGGTGGAAAGGACCCCTTAATGGATGTCATATCTGA